A window of the Schlesneria paludicola DSM 18645 genome harbors these coding sequences:
- a CDS encoding glycosyltransferase family 4 protein, producing the protein MHIGLVRRQCSLKKAGAERYCVNLFRGLQALGHRVTVIGESIDDELRAEVEFLPVAVNKLTSWTKNRSFAENCEKLIRSQSFDIVHGLSRVAGLDTYRLTDPMQTHWVKVWYRNPVSRWLQQLNPRHRAIFELERRLYRPTGVRRVIVQSKLDARLLTEYFGVDESRIRRIVNGVDTRTFHPGVRNDRAEVRAEIFRQLGSGTHASSMAVGRADDETPLLIFASMDFRRKGLDSLLLAMSRMKNREVCLLVLGAGDISGYQRRANAVGLAGRIHFAGRQSAIQRYYGAGDLFVLPTIYEPFPNVNLEAMACGTPVITTATAGGADIIESGCNGYVIPDAWAVDQLADQIDRHFSLSRPDRQVMSDHCWQTASKLRVEDNARQVAEVFEEVLREKNAA; encoded by the coding sequence ATGCATATCGGACTTGTTCGTCGTCAATGTTCGTTGAAGAAGGCCGGGGCCGAGCGGTACTGCGTCAATTTGTTTCGCGGTTTGCAGGCATTGGGACACCGCGTCACGGTTATCGGTGAATCAATCGATGACGAACTGCGTGCTGAAGTGGAATTTCTACCGGTGGCGGTCAACAAGCTGACGTCATGGACCAAGAACCGGTCGTTTGCCGAAAATTGCGAAAAGTTGATTCGGTCGCAGTCGTTCGATATCGTGCACGGCCTATCACGGGTCGCGGGGCTTGATACCTACCGGCTGACCGATCCGATGCAGACCCATTGGGTGAAGGTCTGGTATCGCAACCCCGTGTCGCGTTGGCTGCAGCAACTGAATCCACGACATCGGGCGATTTTTGAATTGGAACGTCGGTTGTACCGGCCGACGGGAGTACGACGCGTCATTGTGCAATCGAAGCTCGATGCGCGCCTGCTGACAGAATACTTCGGCGTTGACGAGTCCCGCATTCGCCGCATCGTGAATGGTGTCGATACGCGGACATTTCATCCCGGTGTTCGAAACGATCGAGCAGAAGTTCGCGCCGAAATTTTTCGTCAGTTGGGATCAGGGACGCACGCCTCTTCGATGGCAGTTGGCCGGGCCGATGACGAAACACCGCTGCTGATCTTCGCGTCAATGGATTTTCGTCGGAAAGGATTGGACTCACTGCTTCTCGCGATGAGCCGGATGAAGAATCGCGAGGTTTGTCTGCTGGTTCTCGGTGCCGGGGATATCTCGGGCTATCAGCGCCGGGCGAACGCGGTGGGACTTGCCGGGCGGATTCATTTCGCCGGCCGCCAGTCTGCCATTCAACGGTATTACGGCGCGGGCGATCTGTTCGTGCTGCCGACGATTTACGAGCCGTTTCCGAATGTCAATCTTGAGGCGATGGCGTGCGGGACGCCGGTGATCACCACTGCGACGGCGGGTGGTGCCGACATCATCGAATCGGGCTGCAATGGATATGTGATTCCCGACGCTTGGGCCGTCGATCAACTTGCCGATCAGATCGATCGCCACTTCTCACTCAGTCGTCCCGACCGACAGGTCATGAGCGACCATTGCTGGCAGACGGCGTCGAAGCTGCGTGTCGAAGACAACGCTCGACAGGTCGCAGAAGTCTTTGAAGAAGTTCTTCGCGAAAAGAACGCCGCGTAA
- the mgtA gene encoding magnesium-translocating P-type ATPase: MVSPATMISPVHHQEHIISGKAARISEQLKTTAAADITTVLHQLDSRLEGLQESEVDSRAKQYGLNEIAREKHQSALARLLSNVANPLVLLLIGLGILSVLTGDVRAAMIIFVMVILGVVLRFFQEMRADNAAEKLKAMVSNTATVVRQGKETEVPLKQLVPGDIIQLAAGDMVPADVRVLSAKDLFLNQSALTGESMPVERKADIVSATTSNPLELLNICFLGSNVESGSATAVVVHTGDKTYFGALATSIVGQRQLTSFDKGVNQFTWLMIGFMAVMVPAVFLINGLMKHDWLEAFLFAMAVAVGMTPEMLPMIVTVNLSKGALTMARKKVIVKRLNSIQNFGAMDILCTDKTGTITEGKIVLEKHLDAQGEPSDKTLHYGYLNSYYHTGLRNLLDEAILAHDELEDSLSAKEKYHKIDEIPFDFVRRRMSVVVEDLTGMNILICKGAVDEVLNLCTQVEVQGELIEVLPDHDARRRKIADDLNAQGFRVIALAYKNMPGAKDEPTYAVKDESDMVLLGFLAFLDPPKETAGEALHKLNSLNVNVKILTGDNEIITSYICQEVGIPVEHLLLGTQIESMNDSQLADAVTLTSVFARLAPAHKARIIRALQSKGHVVGFMGDGINDAPALKAADVGISVDSAVDIAKESSDIILLENSLMILEQGVLEGRKVFGNIIKYIQMAASSNFGNMFSVVGASAFLPFLPMLPIQVLTNNLLYDFSQTTIPTDGVDAEWLTRPRKWEISRILRFILLIGPISSIFDYITFFLMLNVFHCWDNPVLFHTGWFVESLFTQTLIIHIIRTRKIPFLQSRASWPLIVTSLIIVMVGAWLTVSPLADVLGFVPLPSLYWAMLAIILAGYLVLTQLMKTFFYRIFGD; this comes from the coding sequence ATGGTTTCTCCAGCAACCATGATCAGTCCTGTTCACCACCAAGAACATATTATCAGCGGAAAAGCCGCCCGTATTTCTGAACAGCTCAAGACCACTGCGGCAGCCGATATCACGACAGTGCTGCACCAACTGGATTCGCGTTTAGAAGGCCTGCAGGAGTCTGAAGTCGATTCCAGAGCGAAACAATATGGACTGAATGAGATCGCACGCGAGAAGCATCAATCCGCATTGGCGCGACTGCTCTCCAATGTCGCTAATCCTCTGGTCCTGTTGCTGATCGGGCTCGGGATTCTGTCGGTCCTGACAGGAGACGTGCGTGCCGCGATGATCATTTTCGTGATGGTCATCCTGGGTGTCGTCCTGCGGTTCTTTCAAGAGATGCGTGCCGACAACGCCGCTGAAAAGCTCAAGGCAATGGTCAGCAACACGGCGACCGTTGTGCGACAAGGCAAGGAAACGGAAGTCCCACTGAAACAGCTCGTTCCTGGTGACATCATCCAACTTGCCGCCGGCGACATGGTCCCCGCCGATGTGCGGGTGCTGTCGGCCAAGGATCTGTTCTTGAACCAGTCCGCCCTGACCGGCGAATCGATGCCGGTTGAGCGAAAAGCGGACATCGTTTCTGCAACAACATCGAATCCGCTCGAACTGCTGAATATTTGCTTTCTCGGCTCGAATGTCGAAAGCGGTTCGGCCACCGCTGTCGTGGTTCACACGGGAGACAAGACCTACTTCGGGGCCCTCGCGACGAGCATCGTCGGCCAGCGCCAGCTGACCAGCTTCGACAAGGGGGTCAATCAATTCACCTGGCTTATGATCGGCTTCATGGCCGTGATGGTTCCCGCCGTATTCCTGATTAACGGCCTGATGAAGCATGACTGGCTGGAAGCGTTTCTTTTTGCAATGGCCGTGGCGGTCGGAATGACGCCAGAGATGCTGCCCATGATTGTGACCGTGAATCTCTCCAAAGGCGCGCTGACGATGGCTCGCAAGAAAGTGATCGTCAAGCGACTAAATTCAATCCAGAACTTCGGAGCGATGGACATTCTTTGCACCGATAAAACCGGCACAATTACCGAGGGAAAGATCGTCCTCGAAAAACACTTGGACGCTCAGGGAGAGCCGAGTGACAAGACGCTTCACTATGGATACCTGAACAGTTACTACCACACTGGACTGAGGAATTTACTCGACGAGGCAATTCTTGCGCACGACGAACTGGAGGACAGCCTGAGTGCCAAAGAAAAGTATCACAAGATTGATGAAATCCCTTTCGATTTCGTACGCCGTCGCATGTCCGTCGTCGTCGAAGACCTGACGGGCATGAATATTTTGATTTGCAAAGGTGCCGTCGATGAAGTGCTCAATCTGTGCACGCAAGTCGAAGTTCAGGGCGAACTCATTGAGGTCTTGCCCGATCATGACGCTCGACGACGCAAGATCGCCGACGATCTAAACGCTCAGGGATTTCGCGTGATCGCCTTGGCCTACAAAAACATGCCCGGCGCGAAGGACGAACCCACCTACGCCGTCAAAGACGAATCCGATATGGTCCTGCTGGGCTTCCTCGCTTTTCTCGATCCGCCCAAAGAGACGGCTGGCGAGGCCCTGCACAAGCTCAACAGCCTGAATGTGAATGTCAAGATTCTGACCGGCGACAATGAGATCATCACATCTTACATCTGTCAGGAAGTGGGGATTCCTGTCGAACATCTGTTGCTTGGCACTCAAATTGAATCAATGAACGATTCGCAATTGGCCGACGCCGTCACGCTGACAAGCGTGTTTGCCCGACTGGCCCCAGCGCACAAGGCACGCATCATTCGCGCACTTCAAAGCAAGGGGCATGTTGTCGGCTTCATGGGCGACGGCATCAACGACGCCCCGGCCCTGAAAGCCGCCGACGTGGGCATCTCGGTCGATAGTGCGGTCGACATCGCCAAAGAATCCTCTGACATCATCCTGCTGGAAAACAGTCTGATGATTCTGGAACAGGGAGTATTGGAGGGCCGCAAAGTCTTCGGAAATATCATCAAATACATCCAGATGGCGGCAAGCTCGAACTTCGGCAACATGTTCAGCGTCGTCGGCGCCAGTGCCTTCCTGCCCTTCCTTCCGATGCTGCCAATTCAAGTCCTGACGAACAATCTGCTGTATGACTTCTCGCAAACGACGATTCCAACGGATGGCGTGGACGCCGAATGGTTGACCAGACCGCGTAAGTGGGAAATCAGCCGAATCTTGCGTTTTATCCTGTTAATCGGGCCGATCAGCTCGATTTTCGACTACATCACGTTTTTCCTGATGCTGAACGTCTTCCACTGCTGGGACAATCCCGTGCTGTTCCACACCGGTTGGTTTGTCGAATCACTCTTCACACAGACGCTGATCATTCACATCATTCGCACCCGGAAGATTCCCTTCCTTCAAAGCAGGGCCAGTTGGCCGTTGATCGTCACATCACTCATCATTGTGATGGTGGGTGCCTGGCTCACCGTTTCACCGTTAGCGGATGTGCTCGGTTTCGTGCCACTTCCCTCTCTCTATTGGGCCATGCTGGCAATCATCCTTGCGGGATACCTGGTCCTGACCCAGCTCATGAAGACGTTCTTCTACCGCATCTTCGGTGACTGA
- a CDS encoding HNH endonuclease, giving the protein MIAAHSPAIQSSVLALNRHYVPVHVLSVSRAFCLLYKGAAEVISVDDGTFYSYDFDNWREVGLLKQALDDIQDTDWIRAVNFEIQVPRIVRLLRYDRLPRNGVKFNRRNIFLRDENRCQYCGKRFGAHSLSLDHVMPRSRGGPTTWENIVCCCLDCNVRKGGRTPYEAGMKLMKAPHKPARNPLLFHHLNSRKYECWRTFLHD; this is encoded by the coding sequence ATGATTGCAGCACACAGTCCGGCGATTCAGTCCAGCGTATTGGCGCTGAATCGCCATTATGTTCCGGTTCACGTCTTGTCCGTGTCGCGGGCATTTTGTCTGCTCTATAAAGGGGCCGCCGAAGTGATCTCGGTCGACGATGGAACATTCTATTCGTACGACTTCGACAATTGGCGCGAAGTCGGGCTGCTGAAGCAGGCGCTCGACGATATTCAGGACACCGATTGGATTCGAGCCGTCAACTTCGAGATTCAAGTCCCGCGAATTGTTCGGCTGTTGCGTTACGACCGGCTGCCACGAAACGGCGTCAAATTCAATCGGCGGAATATCTTTCTTCGCGACGAAAATCGTTGCCAATATTGTGGCAAGCGATTCGGCGCACATAGCCTCAGCCTCGATCACGTGATGCCGAGAAGCCGTGGCGGTCCGACGACGTGGGAAAACATCGTGTGCTGCTGCCTTGACTGCAATGTCCGAAAAGGTGGCCGTACGCCGTACGAAGCGGGCATGAAGTTGATGAAGGCCCCGCATAAGCCGGCTCGGAATCCACTGCTATTCCATCATCTGAATAGCCGTAAGTACGAATGCTGGCGAACATTTCTGCACGACTAG
- a CDS encoding macro domain-containing protein, translating to MLHEVSGDILLTKTQAIAHGIAPNDHFDRGLALALREKWPMMATDFRHYANQCHPKPGEIWAWGGFNARVFCLITQEGEHAHGAKPGKATIANVNHCLRRLRHELEKGEIQSIALPKLATGVGGLDWTDVRPLIQSHLDGLSIPVFVYSEYAPSVQATQTGL from the coding sequence ATGCTCCACGAAGTCTCTGGTGACATTCTGCTGACGAAGACCCAGGCCATTGCTCATGGCATCGCACCTAATGATCACTTTGACCGAGGGCTGGCACTCGCCTTACGAGAAAAATGGCCCATGATGGCAACGGATTTTCGGCACTATGCAAATCAGTGCCATCCCAAGCCGGGTGAGATTTGGGCCTGGGGAGGGTTCAATGCGCGCGTGTTCTGCTTGATCACTCAGGAAGGTGAGCACGCACATGGGGCGAAGCCCGGCAAGGCAACGATCGCTAACGTCAATCACTGCTTGCGTCGACTGCGTCACGAATTGGAAAAGGGTGAAATTCAAAGCATCGCACTTCCAAAGCTGGCGACGGGCGTGGGAGGTCTCGATTGGACGGACGTTCGTCCGTTGATTCAAAGCCATTTGGACGGATTGTCGATTCCCGTTTTTGTCTATTCGGAATACGCACCCAGTGTCCAGGCGACTCAAACCGGACTGTGA
- a CDS encoding glycosyltransferase family 87 protein: MIALQVHDKQTIKSVGRVRKSRATHLPKHSVRSQPALAREGDWRALTFFFVLGCVFSILPIVNAVLYARENKDYTFWQMVGQWVVAGEPLYADVRNGEPEYMYPPTAAVLLYAPLSHLSPVLFVAVLCLLNAASWAVAVWAASVLVTGQWARRSLFLSVGPGLMVAPYIWDVQLLGQTNLLLLALTLGSFLAMRGRRSHLASWLFGTAVALKAFPLSALAYFVARRQWLAVGSSIVSICALVWFFPGLVRGFERNTQELKQWASLMILDQSGNSMSGRSSIGFTRRNQSLVACSHRLLRHIDAGDRPEEPLYVNVVDLTPKAAQMIGHSICLLLGLVLLLACRFQFAPNLACEGLEVAMVCTLVPLCSPLAWTYFFCWLLPAWIAIGHWYNHSDLTAHARRVVSLGAAIATLLLVSAVSEQIDPTLQACGVTAMGSVALFLTLAYIRFSLPNTKFGPPIAIPGNQSGNALR; this comes from the coding sequence ATGATTGCGTTGCAGGTTCACGACAAGCAGACCATCAAATCCGTAGGCCGCGTGCGGAAATCACGGGCCACGCATTTACCAAAACATTCTGTTCGTTCGCAGCCTGCCCTCGCTCGGGAAGGGGATTGGCGGGCTCTGACCTTCTTCTTCGTTCTTGGCTGCGTTTTTTCCATCTTGCCGATCGTGAACGCGGTGCTTTATGCACGCGAAAACAAGGACTACACATTCTGGCAGATGGTTGGTCAGTGGGTGGTTGCAGGCGAGCCACTTTACGCTGATGTGCGAAACGGCGAGCCAGAATATATGTATCCTCCCACGGCAGCCGTGCTGCTGTACGCACCTTTGTCGCATCTCAGTCCCGTCTTGTTTGTCGCGGTGCTCTGCCTTCTGAACGCCGCATCATGGGCCGTCGCTGTCTGGGCGGCGTCGGTATTGGTGACGGGGCAGTGGGCTCGACGGTCTTTGTTCCTGTCGGTCGGTCCCGGATTGATGGTCGCTCCTTACATCTGGGATGTTCAACTTCTGGGGCAGACGAACCTGCTCCTGTTGGCGCTCACGTTGGGATCGTTCTTGGCAATGCGGGGACGACGATCGCATCTGGCGAGCTGGCTGTTCGGAACCGCCGTCGCGCTCAAGGCCTTTCCGCTTTCAGCCCTTGCCTATTTTGTCGCACGGCGACAATGGTTGGCTGTAGGGTCTTCGATCGTCAGCATCTGCGCGCTGGTCTGGTTCTTTCCAGGGCTGGTGCGTGGATTTGAACGCAATACCCAGGAATTGAAACAATGGGCGTCGCTCATGATTCTTGACCAATCGGGAAACTCGATGTCGGGACGCTCGTCGATTGGATTTACGCGTCGCAATCAATCGCTTGTTGCCTGCAGCCATCGACTCTTACGACACATTGATGCAGGGGATCGTCCCGAGGAACCGTTGTACGTCAATGTCGTCGATCTGACACCCAAGGCGGCGCAAATGATCGGGCACAGTATTTGTTTGCTGCTGGGGTTGGTCTTACTGCTGGCGTGTCGCTTTCAATTCGCTCCGAATCTGGCGTGCGAGGGGCTTGAGGTAGCCATGGTTTGTACGCTGGTGCCGCTTTGCTCACCTCTCGCATGGACCTACTTTTTTTGCTGGCTGCTTCCCGCGTGGATCGCCATCGGTCACTGGTACAATCACTCCGATCTGACCGCACATGCACGACGGGTTGTAAGCCTTGGCGCAGCGATTGCGACTCTGTTGCTGGTGAGCGCCGTCAGTGAACAGATTGATCCGACTCTGCAGGCCTGCGGCGTGACCGCAATGGGTTCGGTCGCGCTTTTTCTGACCTTGGCGTATATTCGGTTCAGCCTGCCGAACACGAAATTCGGCCCGCCGATTGCAATTCCCGGCAATCAGTCGGGAAACGCCCTGCGATAA
- the waaF gene encoding lipopolysaccharide heptosyltransferase II gives MTRWRGRPLERAKDGKLMKLAIFLPNWIGDAAMATPALRAVRNQFPDAEIVGVMRPYVSDVLAGTDLLDRTLFYHPRGRDRSQRGLSFIRALRAERFDVALLLPNSLRTGWLAWLSGARRRIGFARDLRSLLLTDGVVPKSKSIPNPVLDEYLRLASVLGCSNDSRQIELAVRPQDQDQFDGIWSRLNQSRSDHDERPQHRHRSFVCLNTGGAFGAAKNWPREYFAELARRIVTQLDQRVLVACGPSERDDARWIAETADHPAVFSLADEVLSIGLTKAAVSSADLLVTTDSGPRHFAAAFGTPVVTLFGPTHIEWSETNYEFGEHLQLKLDCGPCQQRECPLKHHRCLRDLSVDHVFAAVRRQLGRQRSTRDAA, from the coding sequence ATGACACGTTGGCGGGGACGCCCGCTCGAACGAGCCAAGGATGGCAAGCTCATGAAACTGGCGATCTTTCTGCCGAACTGGATTGGTGACGCCGCGATGGCGACCCCTGCGTTGCGCGCTGTGCGCAATCAGTTTCCAGACGCAGAAATTGTGGGAGTGATGCGGCCCTACGTTTCCGATGTCCTGGCTGGAACGGATTTGCTCGATCGAACACTGTTCTATCATCCTCGTGGCCGCGATCGTTCGCAACGCGGACTTTCATTCATTCGCGCCTTACGGGCCGAACGATTTGATGTGGCCCTGCTGTTGCCCAATTCGCTTCGGACCGGCTGGCTGGCGTGGTTGTCGGGTGCCCGCCGCCGGATTGGATTCGCACGCGACCTCAGAAGTTTGTTGTTGACGGATGGTGTCGTTCCGAAATCCAAGTCGATCCCCAATCCCGTTCTCGATGAGTATTTGCGACTTGCCTCGGTGTTGGGGTGTTCCAATGATTCCCGGCAGATTGAGCTTGCCGTACGGCCACAGGACCAGGACCAGTTTGACGGAATCTGGTCACGCCTCAATCAAAGTCGCTCGGATCACGATGAACGCCCGCAACACAGACACCGGTCCTTCGTCTGTCTGAATACGGGCGGAGCGTTCGGTGCGGCGAAGAATTGGCCGCGAGAGTACTTCGCCGAGCTGGCGCGTCGCATCGTGACGCAACTCGATCAACGTGTTCTGGTCGCTTGCGGACCATCCGAACGGGACGACGCCCGCTGGATTGCGGAAACAGCGGATCATCCTGCGGTGTTCAGTTTGGCTGATGAGGTGCTAAGTATCGGCCTGACGAAGGCGGCGGTGAGTTCGGCCGATCTGCTTGTCACGACCGATTCCGGGCCACGGCATTTTGCCGCCGCGTTCGGGACACCCGTCGTGACGCTGTTCGGGCCGACTCACATCGAGTGGAGTGAGACGAACTATGAATTCGGCGAGCATCTGCAGTTGAAACTGGATTGTGGGCCCTGCCAGCAGCGCGAGTGCCCACTGAAACATCATCGTTGTTTGCGAGACCTGTCTGTCGATCATGTGTTTGCCGCGGTCAGGCGACAACTGGGCCGACAGAGATCCACTCGTGATGCTGCCTAG
- a CDS encoding leucine-rich repeat domain-containing protein — MRVLFGTLIGALILWQTAGLGNDDVTQDTAIQRIEALGGKVVRNQERPSSPVVQIDCRDAQEFTDADVTLLKTFPELESLDLSGTQISGKGIAELSVLRSLTVLHLANLPVKNAQFKKLIELDSLTTLDVADTQVSDAALQGSIAHPNLTTLVLSGNRITNAGLNDLSKFGQLAILDLTQTRVSDEGMTALKRLENLTELRLSGNVITDTGLEAIGGLSHLKILDLTATQITDAGLKHLRGLNNLNELKLGRNQVKDNGVNALVEIPTLIALDFYATQITDECLSALGQIANLTTLDLGKNPISDFGLRNLTRLRNLKEIGLVEAPVTASGLKRFQDAIGTPLIITWNGTDQDIEAASSPVEADVHLEVPKKAPVPVRPWMLIGNLLVLCVFGAIYLYRRAFPD; from the coding sequence ATGCGAGTTTTGTTCGGGACGCTGATCGGCGCGCTCATACTCTGGCAAACGGCCGGTCTTGGAAATGACGATGTCACGCAGGATACGGCGATCCAGAGGATTGAGGCGCTCGGTGGCAAGGTTGTTAGAAATCAAGAACGTCCTTCGAGTCCTGTCGTCCAGATCGATTGCCGGGATGCACAAGAATTCACCGACGCAGACGTCACACTCCTGAAAACGTTTCCTGAACTGGAATCGCTGGACCTGAGCGGAACCCAAATTTCCGGAAAAGGCATCGCCGAGCTTTCAGTTCTCCGCTCATTGACCGTGCTCCATCTGGCAAATCTTCCGGTCAAGAATGCGCAGTTCAAGAAGCTGATTGAGCTGGATTCGCTAACGACGCTCGACGTCGCCGACACGCAGGTCTCCGACGCGGCCCTGCAAGGATCGATTGCCCATCCGAATCTGACGACGCTGGTCCTGAGCGGCAATCGCATCACAAATGCTGGCCTGAACGACTTGTCCAAGTTCGGACAGCTTGCGATCCTTGATCTCACCCAGACGCGCGTTTCCGACGAGGGAATGACGGCTCTAAAACGCCTGGAGAATCTCACGGAGCTGCGTTTGTCTGGAAATGTCATCACTGACACAGGGCTAGAAGCAATCGGCGGCCTGAGCCACTTGAAAATACTGGACCTGACGGCCACTCAGATAACTGATGCGGGGTTGAAGCACCTGCGAGGCCTCAACAATCTGAATGAACTCAAGCTTGGACGCAATCAAGTGAAGGACAACGGAGTCAATGCTCTCGTCGAAATCCCCACGCTGATTGCACTGGACTTTTACGCCACGCAAATCACCGACGAATGTCTGTCCGCACTCGGTCAAATCGCGAATCTGACGACGTTGGATCTCGGAAAGAACCCCATCTCTGACTTCGGTCTCAGAAATCTGACACGATTGCGAAACCTCAAAGAGATCGGCCTGGTTGAGGCTCCCGTTACCGCTTCTGGCCTCAAACGATTCCAAGACGCAATTGGAACTCCACTGATCATCACATGGAACGGCACTGACCAGGACATTGAAGCGGCGAGTTCGCCGGTGGAAGCGGACGTGCATCTTGAGGTCCCCAAGAAAGCACCCGTTCCCGTTCGCCCGTGGATGCTGATCGGCAACCTGCTCGTCCTGTGTGTCTTTGGTGCAATCTATCTTTATCGCAGGGCGTTTCCCGACTGA
- a CDS encoding class I SAM-dependent methyltransferase, with product MTSPNVPAGVDSDSGAITIESRAVWNSNADYWDSHVGEGHSWVEELIWPATKRLLELSPQVNILDIGCGNGLYARRLAECGASVVAFDFSEGMIHNARRRTTRHLDRIEYRVLDATDEPQLRQLGENAFDSAISMMVLFDIPVIDPLLRALAALLRPGGTFVFSVVHPCFNSARFAQMVEAEDRDGRLVRTFALKQYEYMTSRTYRGEGIAGQPEIQSTFHRPLHVLLGSCFSAGFVLDGLEEPCFQTEKPPGERRLSWNEGLSEFPPVLVARLRRRK from the coding sequence ATGACCTCACCGAACGTTCCTGCCGGTGTTGACTCGGATTCTGGGGCCATCACGATTGAATCTCGCGCAGTCTGGAATTCCAATGCGGATTACTGGGACTCGCACGTTGGGGAAGGGCATTCGTGGGTGGAAGAACTGATTTGGCCCGCAACGAAACGGCTGTTAGAACTGTCACCGCAGGTCAATATTCTTGATATCGGTTGTGGGAATGGATTGTATGCCCGTCGGCTCGCCGAGTGCGGCGCAAGTGTTGTTGCATTCGATTTCTCGGAGGGCATGATTCACAATGCGCGACGTCGAACCACTCGACATCTGGACCGCATCGAGTATCGCGTGCTGGATGCCACAGATGAACCGCAGCTCAGGCAACTCGGCGAGAACGCCTTCGATTCGGCGATTTCCATGATGGTTCTGTTCGATATTCCGGTCATCGATCCGTTGCTTCGTGCCTTGGCTGCGCTCTTGCGGCCGGGAGGCACCTTCGTCTTTTCCGTCGTTCATCCCTGCTTTAATAGTGCCCGATTTGCACAGATGGTCGAGGCAGAAGATCGGGACGGGCGTCTCGTGAGAACGTTTGCCTTAAAGCAGTATGAGTACATGACATCGCGCACCTATCGCGGGGAGGGGATCGCAGGGCAGCCTGAGATTCAGTCGACCTTCCATCGACCACTTCACGTGCTACTCGGATCCTGTTTTTCGGCCGGATTCGTGCTTGATGGACTTGAGGAACCGTGCTTTCAGACCGAGAAGCCGCCAGGCGAACGGCGCCTCTCATGGAACGAGGGTCTCTCCGAGTTCCCACCGGTGC
- a CDS encoding TrmH family RNA methyltransferase, with product MPVIPIDSLDDPRVESYRNLKLKNLQRGGPYFIAEGKKVVERLLESDFETHSVFISRKRLEEWEGKVPADVPLYVADQSVMSALVGFDFHVGVVGCGVRRPSAPLEELLPRDAQRLTVVACPNCDNPENMGAIVRIGAAFGIDALLLGKGCCDPFGRRVIRVSMGATFSLPIFETDYLLEDLRRLKQDWNFQIAATVLDTDSELLETARRPARFGVVMGNEDAGLDQAWTEFCDRKLTIPMCRGTDSLNVAVASGIILHHFTRASADL from the coding sequence ATGCCGGTGATTCCGATCGATTCGCTGGACGACCCGCGTGTCGAGTCGTACCGAAATCTCAAGCTGAAGAATCTGCAGCGAGGCGGCCCTTACTTCATTGCGGAAGGGAAAAAAGTCGTCGAACGTCTCCTGGAAAGCGACTTTGAAACGCATTCGGTTTTCATCAGCCGCAAACGGCTCGAAGAGTGGGAGGGCAAGGTTCCGGCGGACGTTCCGTTGTATGTCGCAGATCAAAGCGTGATGAGCGCGCTGGTTGGATTTGATTTCCATGTTGGAGTCGTCGGTTGTGGGGTTCGCCGTCCCAGCGCGCCGCTGGAGGAACTCTTGCCGCGCGATGCCCAACGGTTGACGGTCGTCGCCTGCCCCAATTGCGATAATCCAGAGAATATGGGCGCTATCGTGAGAATTGGAGCTGCGTTCGGGATCGACGCATTGCTGCTCGGTAAAGGTTGCTGCGACCCGTTTGGGCGCCGCGTGATTCGCGTGTCCATGGGGGCCACGTTTTCCCTTCCAATTTTCGAGACGGATTATTTACTGGAGGATCTTCGTCGACTCAAGCAGGATTGGAACTTCCAAATCGCGGCGACCGTACTGGACACCGATTCCGAATTGCTGGAAACGGCGCGTCGGCCAGCCCGTTTCGGTGTCGTTATGGGGAATGAAGACGCGGGCCTCGATCAGGCCTGGACCGAATTCTGTGATCGAAAATTGACGATTCCCATGTGCCGGGGCACCGACTCGCTTAATGTTGCGGTCGCCTCGGGAATTATCCTGCATCACTTTACCCGTGCATCGGCAGATCTGTAG